GATATGCGCCGAATAAATTATGAAAATAAATTTCATGCCGTAATAAACCTTTGGACTTCGTTTGGATATTTCGAGAAAGAATCAGAAAATTTACTTGTATTGAGAAAATTCTATAAAGCCCTGAAGCCGGGCGGTAGACTTCTCATCCAGACCATCAATCGAGATTTTATCATTGCTGATTTCAAGGAGTCGGAATGGCTAAGAATTAGCCACGGATATGTTCTTATAGAAAATAAATTTGATTTTCGCCGGTCGTTAATTCACGGAACGTGGCATTTTGTAAAAGATGGAGATGAAAGCTCGCAACCAATGCGAATCAGAGCATATTCTTATCATGAACTGGTTAATATGTTTGAACAGGTTGGATTTAATGATGTAGAAGGGTATGGCTCGGTCGAAGGCGAGAAAATCTCTGAAAAGAACCGCGGCAATTTAATAATCGGGACTAAGCCGAGAAGAAAGAAGTAGTTATTCTTCCAGGTTTTTTGACAAATTATGGCCGGTACCAGACGCCGCCGACAAAAGCACTGTCCAGTTCAATATCGCCGTTATTGAGAAGTCCCACATAAGGCGCGTAAAATTCATAGTATTCTGGCTCGCCATCAGGCGTATAATGCAATTGTATTACGCTTTCAAAAATCCTCCCCAGTATCTGTACCTTGCCATAATCGACAAATGATAATTGACCGCTGACCGAACCGGCTCCGACGTTATTGACAAATACCTGCGAATTATAATTGTGGGGTCCGGCCATTTCCAGATTAAAGGGAATCGCAAGAGGGGGAACAAAGACATATATATCATCGCCGGTCAGCATGTGGACATAATATCCGGCGGTGTCGGTTGCCGATGAATCTATTGACCACGCCTCAGCCGTGATACCGTTATGTAAAACTCTGCGGCAAGTACTAAGGGCAATTGTCGTGTCGCCGGAAACCGTTCTGATAATTTGTTCATCGATGGCATTGGTATAATACCAGGTGTCGCCGTCGGCCATCGGGAAATATTCCGGGCCAAGGGGAACGACTTTGGTTAGCTCAACCAGGATAGTATCGGTGCCGCCGTTGGAGGAAACAATTATTGTTCCCGATTCATCTCCGATATCGAGACCGCTCCGATTGACGCTCACGGCGATATGGTCGGTTTCCGAGGTGGCGCTTCCACTGGAGGGGTTTAGAGAAATCCAGTCATAATTTGTCGCCGCCTGCCAATCGAGAGTGCCGGTTCCTTTGTTGGCGATACTGAGAACCTCGACGCCGCTACTTCTGCCGAAATCAAGAGAATTGGGAGACGCTTGCAGAACCGGTGAGGTAGGCTGAATGGGATTATCGCCACCATCGTCATCGTCGCCACCGCAACCGAACTGAGCAAACAGAAGCAAAACCAGTAGTATTTTGCAGAACTTATTTGTTTTCATGAACTTATCTTGCATTTAAATAAATATGCCTTCAGCCATAAAATATACGCAATAATTTCATTTCGTCAAGTATTGCAAATATTCGGCCGAAAATGTTTTTTCGTTAAACGTTTGACAAACAGGTAGAATTACCGTCTTAAATATGGCTGATTTATAGATAAAAATATTTATCCTGATTGGGTTAAAGTATTGTAAAACCGTTTGACAGCATATTGTTAAATTGTTATATTTTCAATCTGTCGCAAGGCAGAAGGTGAGAAAATATTTAGCTCGCGATTAACGGAAGGAAGTTCTATATGAAGATGCTGATCGGTCTTTTAACTTTGAGTATATTGCTTGGCGTTTCTTTGGCATTTGGGCAAACACCTTATACAGCCATCAACGCGAATAGCTTTGGATTTTATGGTGGTGGAGCCAGAGCTATGGCAATGGGAAGCGCTTTTATCGGTCTTGCTGATGACGCCAGCGGAGGTAGTTGGAATCCCGCGGGAATATATCAAATGGATAAACCGCTTATATCCGCATCTTATAATATATTCAAACCGCGGGACGAATTTAAATATGACGCGGACCCTTTTTCACTTCACGAGGTTACTAATAATAATCTCCAGATTAATGGGCTTAACTATTTCTCTTTTATGGCTCCGGTACGCATAAAGGGTCATCCGTGGGTTTTCAATTTTAATTATATTCGGAACAATAATCGAAGTATCCTGGTTGATATAAAGTCAAATCCGTTGAGCGGTTTGGATCCGGATAGTTATCAAAAATGGGAATCTTATCTGCAAACCTTTAATTTTGGCTTCTCCACCAGATTATATGACCGCCTTGCATTTGGAGTTCTTGCCAATATTTACGACGCTCGACAAACCATTATTTCAGGAGAAAGCCTTTCATATGATAGCGTTATTTATTTCGATGGTTCATCTATTAACGTAATGCAGCAAACCAATGTTACCGATTCAACTGCAAGTAATGGATTCAATTTTCTCATCGGGTTAATGTATAAATTGGATAAAATGAGCTTTGGTGCAACTGTAAGAACTCCTTTTAAGCTAAAACACAGTTCAGATTATATTTTTGAAGTCTTAACGACTCACCAAGGATTAGAACATGTATACGGCACCTTTAGCATATTTGACGATGATAATCCGAGTAAACAGGCTATGCCGTTGTCGGTTGGATTTGGTGTTGGCCTGACACCCAAAGAAAACATGAATATCACTCTTGATTTTAATTTTGATAAGTACGGTTCAGTTAGTTGGTTTGCTAATGATTCTACGGTGATATCGCCGGGAGGAGAGAAAACTGATTATTATACGGAAACACCTATTGACTGGAATAACACTTTCGGAGTCGGGAGTGGAATTGAATATTTCTTAAGCAGTGAATATGGGCAGATTCCATTACGGGTCGGATTTAGATTCAATCAGTTACCTCAGCCGAAGGATTTCGTACAAAATGATCATATGTTTTTGGATGATAATGGTCAGCTGACCGGTGCCTCCACTACTACATTTTCTGCCAGCGGCCGTCAAAATATGCAGCAGTTTAGCGTTGGATCGGGTATTCATTGGGCGCAGATTAAAATTGATTTTGCATACCGCTATACGTCCTCTACGGGATTAAACATTTTACAGACTCTAACCGCAACTGGATTTGAGGACGAACCGGCGACTATATCTAATCAACAGCTTAAGCCCAAGGCGCATGAAATTAATATTAGCTTTACCGGGTATTTTTAAGGGTAAGCCTTAAAAGATTTAATTAGGCGGAAGCAAGTTTTGATTCCGCCTTTTTTTTCTGATAGGATTTGGAAATGTTCCGATAATTAAATTAAGACAAGCTTACAGAAGAAGGAAATAAATGGCACAGAATATTAAAATTACCAAACGGGATCTCAAAGAAGACAAATTCACGACGAATATGCTTCTGTCCAAAGATTATATCATGACTAACTGGGTGTTTTTTGCCGGTGGAGCGGCAGTTATAATACTTATTGTACTGGGAATTACCTTCTTACAGCAAGAACAATCCCGAAAAGAAATCATGGCCGCCGAAATTTATAATCGAGCCGCCAGTCAATTAATAGGTAAAAGCTATCAATTGGCGATTGTCGATTATAAGTTGATTATTGATGAATACGGTTCATCCGCCGTTGCCGAGCAGGCGGCTTTTGAATTAGGCAATGCCCAATTTTATGCCAGGCAGTTTAATGAAGCCAAAGTCGCATTTGAGGATTATCTGTCGGAATATGAAGACAATAACAAATATTTTACGACATCAGCTATGGCGGGAATCGCGGCCTCTCTGGCTGGAATCGGCGATATGGCCGGGGCGGCCGATATGTACCGGGTTGCGGCCGAAAAATATCCTGATTTTGATATGGCCGGCCAGTATTATTTTGACGCCATGAAGCATTACGCCCTGGCGGAGAATATTGAATCGGCCAGGGTGATATTCGCCAAATTGACCAATGATTATAAAAACAGCCGTTATTATCGCGACGCCTTAAGATTGGCCGGAGAATACGGCATAGAATTATAATGATTATTTCCGGGGGAGGGAAATGCTGAAAGTCGCCTTTCTCTGGCACATGCATCAGCCTTATTATCGTGATCCCCAATCGGGTAATATGGCGCTCCCGTGGGTCAGGCTGCATGCTCTCAAAGATTACTATGACCTGCCGGTTCGGGTCGGGAATTTTGAAAATCTAAAAATGACGTTTAATCTGGTTCCGTCGCTTTTGGAACAGATTGATCTTTACTGCGAGAAGCAATCTACCGACCGGCACTTTGAATTAACGTCCCGTCCTACCGATAGCTTAAATTCTCAGGAAAAAAACGAAGCGTTTAAGATGTTCTTTCAAGCCAATCCGGAGACCATGATTGATCCTTTTCCGTGCTATCGACGGATTTTTAAAAAATATCAGGATTGTAATAATAACGCGGAACTGGCGGCTCGAACTTCGACTGTTCAGGAAATCAGGGATTTGATTGTCTGGGGCAATCTGGTTTGGGTTGATCCGATTATCAGAAAACGTGAACCTTACAAAAGTCTATTTAACAAAGGAGAAAAGTTTACCGAAGAGGATAAGTCTCTTCTTATCGATGCCCAGTTATCGCTTATGTCTGAAATTGTACCCGCGTATAAGTCTTTGATTGAGGAAGATAAAATTGAGGTTTCTTTTTCTCCGTATTTTCATCCGATTTTGCCGTTATTATGTGATACTGATTCCGCCCGGGAAGCATTACCGGGGATAAATCTACCGCAAAATCGCTTTTGTCATCCGGAGGATGCTCGGCGCCAGGTAGTTCTTGCGATTGAAATGTATCGGGAAAAATTCGGAAGAGATTTGAAAGGCATGTGGCCGTCCGAGGGTTCGATATCTGAAGCTATGGCCGAAATCCTAATCGAAAACGGCATCAAATGGATGGCCTCGGATGAAAAGGTATTGTATAATTCCGCGCAAAAATCCGGATTCAATCGGAATGAATCAGGGCCTCATAGTATTTATAGATATGAATCATCCGGTGAGGCAATTCATATATTTTTCCGCGATCACGCCTTGTCGGATAAAATTGGATTTGTCTATTCGGGATGGGAAGCCAATCGGGCGGCTAATGATTTTATGAATCAGCTTTACCGGCTGGATGATTTGTTGGGAGAGGATAAAACTAATATCGTATCGGTCATACTTGACGGCGAAAATTGCTGGGAATTTTATCCTGATGATGGTGATGAGTTTTTAAATCTTTTATTTGAGCGACTTTCTTCCGACGCTAAGATTGAAACGGTGACAATGTCTGAAGCGATAAGTAAGATCCAATCTAAACCACTCAAAAAGATTTTCGCCGGTTCCTGGATTAATAATAATTTTCGCATTTGGATCGGTCATGCCGAGGATAACCTGGCCTGGGATATTTTATGGGAGGCGAGACGGGCGTTATACAAATTCAAAGACGAACATCCGAATTACGATGCGGAAATAATCGCCCGGGCCGAAAAATCGCTTCTGGCCGCCGAAGGTTCGGATTGGAACTGGTGGTACGGTGACGAGCATCGAGGAACTCATAACGAATTGTTTGATCAAATTTACCGAAAACATATTAGCTTTATTTATTCATCATTAGGGCTGGAAGTGCCCAAAAACGTTCTCTCGCCAATAACTCAGGTTGTTCCGGTTTCACATATCACTGCTCCGGAGGGTACCGTAACGCCGCAAATCGACGGTAAACTGACGAACTACTATGAATGGCTCGGGGCCGGAAAATACGATTGTCTTAAGGCCGGAGGCGCGATGCATCGAGTCGATCGGGCCATTAAGGAATTATACTTCGTTTCCGATGACGATTATCTTTATTTCCGGTTAGATTTCACCGAGAAGGGTTTTTTGCTTGACAACCATCGTCTAAGTTTGAAAATTGATATCGTGAATCCCGGTCAGGGCCAGTTTGTATTTTCAAAAGATAAAATACGTAAAGTGCCTGACTGGGTTAGGGACAAAAGCGATATATTATTCGGCATTGGCGACATTGCCGAAATCGGCTTGAAAAAGAGTATGTTTTTCCCGGATGGGCGCGGAGATTTGTATTTTCGCATGGGTGTTCTGGAAGATGAACGCGAGCTTGAAATTTGGCCCCAGGGCGATCCGATTCATTTTGCCGTACCCGGGCGGGGGGAAGATATTGTATGGGATTTGTAATCCGGAGGATAAATGTCTGAGTCTTTTTTTAATCAGGATAAGAAGGATGAAAAGTTTTCCGATGAAGGAAGAATTCCGGAATTAGAGAGCGATGAATTTGATACCCGGCCGTCTGAAGATAAGCGGATGATGGCGGTTATGGCTTATATACCGTTTCTGTGTTTTATTCCCCTTCTAAAAATGCGCGATGATCAGTACGTTTATTTCCATGCCCGGCAGGGCCTGGTCTTGTTTTTTTTCGAAATAATCGCCTTTATTTTTTCATTTCCACATCTCAGCCAGTTGTTCTGGACAGCGATTATTATCGGGTGTATCGGGGCGGCTGTCGCCGGCATCATGTTCGCCGTTCAGGGTAAAGCTCACCAGATTCCCATTATTGGAGAGCTGGCGAATAAGCTCAAGTTGTAAGTTAGAATGAAATTTGATCATTCAAGATACTATCTACCGGTCTTTTTAATAATTGTTTTATTTGCTTTTCAATCCTGCGCGACAACCGGTCCCGGTGGCAGAAAATCATTTATCCTGATATCTTCGAGTCAGGAAGTATCAATTGGACAGGGATTAAATCAGGAGCTTCAGCAGTCTGAGAAATGGCTCAATGATGCGGACTGGCAGGCGTATTTCAATGAACTCGGCCAGAAAATTGTCGCGGTTTCCGATCGCAAAGATATTGAATATAAATTCGCGGTTATAGAATCGGATCAGATTAACGCCTTCGCCGCGCCCGGTGGTTTTGTATATTTTTACACCGGATTAATCAAGAAGATGGATAATGAGGCGGAGTTAGCCGCCGTTATGGCCCACGAAATCAGCCATGTTGTGGGTCGCCACGGCGTTAAGCGCCTTCAATCGGTTATGGGTTTATCACTTGTTCTTGATCTGGCTCTGGGAAAAAAATCAGATCAAGCGAAAGCTCTGGCAGGTACGGCCTTAGGAGTCGTTATGTCGGGCTATTCGCGCTCCAATGAACATGAGGCGGACGATTTTGGATTGACCTATATGGTAAAGGCAGGCTGGCACCCTGACGGGATGATATCAATGTTTGAAAAATTACGAGCAATGAGTAATGATGATAATGCCGGATTTTTCGAAATGCTCGCTTCCAGTCATCCTCAAGCCAGCGACCGAATATCTTCAACCCGGGAGAGAATTCAGAAACTACAACCATTACCTCCCAATTTAACTCTAAACACACAGAGATTTATTGCGCTTAAGAGTCGCCTTTAATTCACTACGACCAATATTATCCGGGGAATGCAGGCTTAATGCCTGAATACTGAGCTCAGTTAATCAAAACAAAATAGGTCAATGATTAGTGCAATTGAATGCAATATTTCCTTTGAGAAATGCAGTAGATTGCAGGTATTATGATTTGCTGTTCATTACCTAAACAGCCAAAAACACTTCATAAAATTTTAATAAAAAATTGTGGGTCTAATAAATCCACGATTGTGATTGTATGCCGTTATGATGTTACAACTTAGGCGGTGGGTAGATAGCGGTTTAGGCAGTAATACTCGGATACGAATTCGACAATATTTCCGGCAGTCTATTTGCTCGTTTTCAAATAATGCTCGGGATAATTATAAAAATCACCCAAAATTATTTGATCTTTTAGGGGGCCCACTATGTATTCAAATTCTGTTGGTGCGCAACAGATAGCCGATTTAACAATTGATAAGACTGGTTCTTTAACCGCCGTCGAGGATAAGAATTTAGTCTCCATAGCTTTGTCTCTCGGTATTGAAAAAGGCAATCAGGGAAATTCAATACTGGGAATTTTGATGAGTTACATCATTCTCGGTGTAACGCTAATGATTTCCGTCTTTCGGCATTGGCTGGCGGTAATTCCTCGCTATGCCTTTAATAGGGCATATCTGAAGCGCAGTGTTGATATTTTTGGAGCTCTGGTCGGTTTGATTTTGACTCTTCCGGTATTTATTATTCTTCCGATCCTTATTAAGCTTGATTCACCCGGACCGATTTTTTATAAGCAATTGCGAGTTGGTCAGAATCGCCGCCGGGACGGAAGACGGCAGGAAAACGGTTCAAAGCTGGGACGAAACGGGCGGGATCGTCGTCGAATGAATTTGCACGGCACGCCGTTCCATGTTTACAAGTTTCGCACAATGGTGCCTGAAGCCGAGAAAAAGTGCGGCGCTGTTTGGGCGACCAGGAATGATCCCAGAGTAACCCGTCTGGGGAGATTTATGCGTAAATCACGGTTAGACGAGATTCCGCAGTTTGTGAATATTCTATTGGGTCAAATGTCGCTGGTCGGTCCTCGCCCGGAGCGCCCGAAATTCGTTGAAGAATTATCAGCACAAGTGGATAATTATAAAAAACGATTGGATGTTAAGCCCGGATTGACCGGTCTGGCTCAAATCGAGAACGGTTATGATTCATCGGTTGCGTCGGTAGTGCGGAAAGTGCAGTATGACTTGCAATATATTCAGAAATGGAGCATCTGGCAGGATTTCAAAATTATGCTGCGAACAGTTCTCGCAGTTATAACGGGTAAAATCTCGTAGTTATAACGGGTAAAGGCGTCTTTTAGGACTGAATCTATTGAAATTATTCAAATCGCGCTTTACATATAAGGCGCGGTTTTTGTATATTTGGGGATGAGTTTTTATTGCTACAATATCAAGGATTAGATATATTTTCCCGAAATTAATCAAAAAGGGAATTACTTTATGAATCAGGCCATAAAATGGAATTTGGCGGTCTGTTGCGTTTTATGTTTGGTCACTTCGACCGGTCTTCTTGCCCAGGATGAAGGTAATATCCTTATTAATTCTAATCCGCAAGGAGCGCTGGTAAAGCTTGAGGGTTTATTTAATCTGTCAGGTGTTACGCCCGTTAGATTTGACCGAGTTTTATCCGGACAGTACCGTCTTACGGTAGAGCGGGACGGCTATGAAAAGTATCAATCAACCGAGTATTTCTCTGAGTCACAGCCTGTCCAGCTTGATATAAATCTTGTCAAAAAAACCAGAGCGAAAGCGTTTTTCAGATCCGTAGTATTCCCCGGCTGGGGACAAAAATATTATGGCGATAAAACCAAATCGACGGTAATTGTATTGGGTACGCTTGCTTCGGCCCTTGGGTATTTACATTATAAAAGCGATTATGACGACAAGGTTGACGAGTATAATGCCGCCAAATTGGCTTTTGCCGAAGAACGCAACTGGAGTGAGTTAAGTAGCCTGGAAGAGCGTGTCTGGGCCACCCAGAGAGAAGCCAATAACGCGGAGAATAAAGTAAATCTCTTAATAGCCGTTACGGCCGGAGTTTATTTGTTAAATCTCCTGGATACTATTCTCTTATTTCCCGAGCATAGTTCATACTCCGAATATAAAGCAATTACGGCGGTGCCCGATTTGGGCGAAGACAAAATCGGATTAACTTTGGCGGTGAGGTTTTAGATATGATAAAAAAATATGTTATTTTGGCCATATCGATTCTGGTCGCCATGTTCCTCCTTTCATGCAGTGAGGAAATTGAATCACCGAGCGGAGTATCAGGTTTGCCCGCGGAACCTGAAGCACCTCGGGGATTAACCGCCGCAATTGGAGAAGGTTCGATTACGTTGAGTTGGGGTGTTTCGGACGCTTCGGCGATTTCTCAATATTTTATCTACTACTCCGATTCTTCATCTTCTGATATGTCATTGCTGGACTCGACTCAAAATTTATCATACGAAGTGACGGGATTATCAAATGGAGTCGGATATTTTTTTCGAGTATCAGCGCTCACCACAACCGGGTATGAAGGCGAGAAGTCTCGCGCCGTCAGTGCTACTCCCGGGATATTTTCAATATTGATTAATAACGGCGATGAATATACAAATGATCGGACAATAACAATCGCGTTAACCGCGCCAGCCTTGACCAGCCTCGTACAATTTTCCGAAAGCTCTGATTTTAATTCGGCCCACTGGGAAGATTTTAGCGCAATGAAGGGATATTTATTATCCGATGGCGATGAAATGAAGCGCGTTTACGCTCGCTTTCAAACTCGTGACGGAGGTAATTCGTCAGGGATGATAGCCGATAGTATAATCCTTGATCGATATGCCGTCATTGATTCGGTTACCGAAAATTCAGGCGGTGCGGTTTTAACCGTCGGCGATACGGTACATATTTCACTATATACTTCCGAATCGGGAGGGGAGGCATCGGTCAATATTGATGGAATCGGGAATGTAGCTCTCAATGATCTGGGATTGAGCGGAGACGGTTTGGCCGATGACGGTATATATGAAATTGATTATGTTTTGCCGGTGGGAACGGAGCTATTGGACGCGGAAATTACCGGAAGTTTTACTGACGCCGCCGGTAATCGAGCTTCGGATGTAAAGGCCGGAACTCGTTTAACCGCAACTTTTCCGCCAGATCCGGTGACCCTGACAGGTTATACCGAATCATCACTTGAAGTACTATTACAATGGACTCGATCGGCCATTTCCGATTTTTCATTTTATCGTATATTTCGCGATGAAAACCCGGGCATAGATGAATCATCTTACCTTGTGACAACAATTAGCAGTCAATCTACGACCAGTTTTCAGGATACGGCCCTGGCCGACACGACAGCATACTATTACAGGGTGTTTGTTTATGATAGCCATGGCAATTCCTCAGGATCCAATGAGTTGGAAATATCGACTTTGAAAAACACTCCCCCGGATGCCATAACGGTTGCGGTTGGATTAACCGGCGAGGCTCTCGCGGTCGAGGTTAGCTGGCTTCAATCATATGAGGATGATTTTGCGTCATATCATCTTTTGAGAGACAGCAGTCTGTTAACCGGTTACGATAGCGATCTTGTTGTAGGCATATTTAATACGCAAACGACGACATCGGTAACCGATTATTTGCCGGCGGCCGGAACATACTATTATCAGATTTTTATATTTGACAAACAGGGATTAATGGCCGGTTCGAATATCGTGTCAATTAATATTCCATGATTCCGGCCCGGGTGATCGGGATAAAGAACACTTAAGTAAGGCAGCTAAGAATGGGACAGAGAGTTCAATTCGGAGAATTTTGGTTCTTGTATCTGCAAACACTTAAGCAGATGAAACGAGCCGTATTATGGTCGCCCTTGTTAATTCTGGGGCTGCTGACGATAGGACTGGCGGCAGCACATTACTATATTTTTTCCCCCGTATTGGGTCCGTTATTGAAAGGCTGGTTAGGCTTTACATATCCTCAATTTAAAGACGCCTTTTTTCACTATCCGAACCATTTTGTCTTGTTACCGCTAATTCTTGATACTTCAGTACGGGTGTTTTCCATACTCGTGGAAGCGCTTTTCCTGGGAATATTTTCCGATTTAATGATTTCCGTATATCGGGGAGAGAAACCTGCTTTTAGTCAATCATTCGGTCGAGCCGTAAAAAAATATATAAAATTGACTTCGGTGTGGGGTGGATTGCTGGTTGTTCTCTATTTGCTTTCTCTTTATTATTATGATTTTCTTACGGACGTCATTGGACTTACGTTGAAGCAGTCGCCCCGAAGACAGGTAGCGGCTTTCTTCTCTCTGCATTTTTTGGCGATTGCGGTATATTCCCCATTTATATTTATTATCCCCAGTATTATGGCAGGCGGTTCGTCGCTTTCGAGTATAATAGGCAGGGCCCTTAAGACTTTTATTCGCCACCCGATAGTTGCCTTTGGAATCGTCCTCATTCCTTATGTAATATCAGCTACTCCGGGCTTACCGTTATCGTTTTCAGCTCGCGTTGTTGAGGTGTTTAATCCGGAAATGATTTTTTATCTAATTTTGACGTCAATCGTAGTCAGTCTGATTGCCAACTTCATCATGATAGGCACCGCCGTAAAGTTTTTTATGGATCAGAATGAATCATAATGGAACCGGTCCAAGTATTTTTAATTGTTTCGTTCGGCCTGTTATTACTCAGTATTTTTCTGGTTATATTATACAAGCGGTTTTCATCTTATAGTCGTCCGCTTTTATATTTTTCCTTTATAAACGTCATCGGAATCGCGGCGTTGTATATTGAACTCGGACAATTTCCGCAGCTCTGGAAAACGGCTCATATCCTGGTGTATGCTTTTATATCGTTCATGCCATTTACATGGTATGTTTTGTCGAGTTGCTGGGCGCAGGATAAAAACGAATTCGAATCAAAACACAGATTGTTTCCTCGTCTGTTATTCTATCTGGCAGTCCTAATATTCGTAATTATGATCTGGCAAAAGGCAGTGGATGTCGTTATTATTGGCGACCGCTGGTTTATAGATTTTCCAAAATGGCGTTTTTTCATAAATCTGAATTTAATTATATGCCTTACGGCCGGAGCTTACGCCATTGAAAATCGCTATCGTTCATCGTTGGGATTATCGCGGGAAAGAATCAAGAAATCGTTTTACCTTTTATTGACGTACGTGATAAATTTTCTGGCTCTGGCAACAATCGCCATAATATACGGCCAAATCAGTGATTATCTTTTGGCCCTGAATTTCTTTCTGGCCGGACTGATTTGCCTGTTTTACGTGAGACATGTGATAAGATTCGAGCCGGAAAATGATGGAATCATAATTTCACGGAAAGCGTCATACTCATCAATCGTTGTTGTCATTTTTGGCTTATACTTTTTGGTCATTGGCTTGACAGG
This window of the Candidatus Zixiibacteriota bacterium genome carries:
- a CDS encoding fibronectin type III domain-containing protein, which codes for MIKKYVILAISILVAMFLLSCSEEIESPSGVSGLPAEPEAPRGLTAAIGEGSITLSWGVSDASAISQYFIYYSDSSSSDMSLLDSTQNLSYEVTGLSNGVGYFFRVSALTTTGYEGEKSRAVSATPGIFSILINNGDEYTNDRTITIALTAPALTSLVQFSESSDFNSAHWEDFSAMKGYLLSDGDEMKRVYARFQTRDGGNSSGMIADSIILDRYAVIDSVTENSGGAVLTVGDTVHISLYTSESGGEASVNIDGIGNVALNDLGLSGDGLADDGIYEIDYVLPVGTELLDAEITGSFTDAAGNRASDVKAGTRLTATFPPDPVTLTGYTESSLEVLLQWTRSAISDFSFYRIFRDENPGIDESSYLVTTISSQSTTSFQDTALADTTAYYYRVFVYDSHGNSSGSNELEISTLKNTPPDAITVAVGLTGEALAVEVSWLQSYEDDFASYHLLRDSSLLTGYDSDLVVGIFNTQTTTSVTDYLPAAGTYYYQIFIFDKQGLMAGSNIVSINIP